The genome window GCGAGGATATCGGCGAACACATCGCCCGCAAATACGGTTCCACCCCGGAACAGATGGCGCAGTCGCGCGAAGCGATCCGCGCGCGCGGCGAGCAGCTGGGCTTTACTTTCGCCATGGACAAGCGCGGCCGCATCTACAACACGTTCGATGCGCACCGGCTGCTGCATTGGGCCGGGATCGAAGGACGCCAGAAGGCACTCAAGATGGCGCTGTTCGATGCCTACTTCACGCAGGGCCAGAATCCGTCCTCGCACGAGGTGCTGCTGAAAGTCGCGGGCGACGTCGGTCTCGATACCGCGAAAGCGGCCGAGGTATTGGCCTCCGATGCCTATGCGGACGAAGTGCGCGCGCAGGAGCGGTTCTACCAGCAGAACGGCATCAACTCGGTGCCTGCCGTCATCATCAACGAGCGCCACCTGATTTCCGGCGGCCAGCCTCCTGAAGTGTTTGAGCAAGCCTTGCGCCAGATCATCAGCGGCGCTTAAGCCAGGCGCCAATGGCGCGCGCCATGGCAGACTTTTTGCGCTACACTCGGCGCAGAAGGAGGATAGTCAAATGCCAACAGCCAGCTGGAATGGCGCCGTCATCGCGCAAGCGACCGATGCGCAGGTGCAAGTCGTTGAAAACAATATATATTTTCCTTTGTCCAAGGTGACGCAGGAGTACCTGCGTCCCAGCAGTCACACCAGCATCTGCCCGTGGAAGGGCACGGCCAGCTATTACGATGTCGTCGTCGATGGCCAGACGAATGCCAACGCCGCCTGGTATTACCCCCAGCCCAAGGATGCCGCCAAGCAAATTGCCGGCCACGTCGCCTTCTGGCGCGGCGTGAGCGTCGAGCGCTGACCTGACTCCCCCTATTTCCTGACAAAGAAAGCAGACGATGGATTTACGCCTCGCCGTGTACCAACTCGCCTCGGCCCATGCGCTCGATGCCCAACAAACCCGGCAGTTGCAGGAAGTGGCCGGCTTCCAGCGCGAACCGGCGCGCCTGGCCTACTGGCTGCCGCGCGGCGTGGCCGTGCTGGGCGCCGCCTTGTTGGGCATGGGCCTGATCTGCTGGGTCGCCGCCAACTGGGAAGACCTGGGTCGCATGGGCCGCTTTGCCCTGCTGCAAGGCGTGTTGGCCGCCGCCTGCGTGGGCGCCTTCGCCGTACCCAAGGCGCGCATACCGCTGTTGCTGATGGCCTTGCTGGCCATCGGCGGCCTGTTCGCGTATTTCGGCCAGACCTACCAGACGGGCGCCGATCCGTGGCAGCTGTTCGCCCTGTGGGCCGCGCTGGCCTTGCCCCTGTGCCTGGTGGCGCGCAGCGACGTGCTGTGGACGCCGTGGATGCTAATTTTTTCGACGGCCGCCGCCCTGTGGATGCAG of Janthinobacterium sp. PAMC25594 contains these proteins:
- a CDS encoding DsbA family oxidoreductase, whose translation is MTVPTSSATPVPLRIDFVSDVSCPWCVIGLKSLEQALDKLDGTVQAEIHFQPFELNANMPVEGEDIGEHIARKYGSTPEQMAQSREAIRARGEQLGFTFAMDKRGRIYNTFDAHRLLHWAGIEGRQKALKMALFDAYFTQGQNPSSHEVLLKVAGDVGLDTAKAAEVLASDAYADEVRAQERFYQQNGINSVPAVIINERHLISGGQPPEVFEQALRQIISGA
- a CDS encoding DUF427 domain-containing protein, translating into MPTASWNGAVIAQATDAQVQVVENNIYFPLSKVTQEYLRPSSHTSICPWKGTASYYDVVVDGQTNANAAWYYPQPKDAAKQIAGHVAFWRGVSVER
- a CDS encoding DUF2157 domain-containing protein, with product MDLRLAVYQLASAHALDAQQTRQLQEVAGFQREPARLAYWLPRGVAVLGAALLGMGLICWVAANWEDLGRMGRFALLQGVLAAACVGAFAVPKARIPLLLMALLAIGGLFAYFGQTYQTGADPWQLFALWAALALPLCLVARSDVLWTPWMLIFSTAAALWMQAHAHHSWRINSADLSIFISGWLAVLLACAFVSPLLARWTGAGNWALRLGLVLATILITGTAVSALFGSEVESPYWAGLGLLAVAGVLLATRRYFDVFGLSAVSLGVNTLLVWGLGYMLFNGGGNGDGVGRLVMLGLVAAVLLALTVQGILWRTRQEAP